The following are encoded in a window of Lactobacillus intestinalis genomic DNA:
- a CDS encoding ABC-F family ATP-binding cassette domain-containing protein, which yields MITVSDLSLNLSGHTLYEDVNLKFTPGNCYGVIGANGAGKSTFLKLLEGKIEPTTGNISIDANERMSSLNQDHFAFDDFTVMDTVIQGHKELYQVMKEKDELYAKPDFSDEDGVKAAELESKFAELDGWNAEADASKLLQSMGIGEDLHQSMMKELPESDKVKVLLAQALFGNPDILLLDEPTNGLDVHTVDWLEEFLADYPNIVIVVSHDRHFLNQVCTQMCDVDFGKIQLYVGNYDFWYESSKLAAELAANQNAKKEEKIKELQEFVARFSANASKSRQATSRKKQLEKITLDDIKPSSRKYPFVKFELHRDLGNDLLKVEDVSYSVDGEKILDHVSFIVRPGDKVAFLSRNTLATTALMQIIAGKIKPDTGKVTWGQTTAFNYMARDLNANFNNDELTILDWLRQYADKEQDDNTFLRGFLGRMLFSGDEIEKKIKVLSGGEKVRCQLSRMMLQPANVLIMDDPTNHLDLESITSLNDALKAYPGSILFTSHDHEFIQTIANHIIEVGPKGIVSRADTSYDEFLERENIQEQVEKIY from the coding sequence TTGATTACAGTTTCTGACTTAAGTCTTAACTTATCCGGACACACCTTATATGAAGATGTTAACTTAAAATTTACGCCAGGTAACTGCTACGGCGTTATTGGTGCAAATGGTGCCGGAAAGTCTACTTTTTTAAAATTATTAGAAGGAAAAATTGAACCAACTACAGGTAATATTTCCATTGACGCTAATGAAAGAATGTCTAGCCTTAATCAGGATCACTTTGCCTTTGATGATTTCACAGTAATGGATACTGTGATTCAAGGTCATAAAGAGCTTTATCAAGTAATGAAAGAAAAAGATGAGCTTTATGCCAAGCCTGATTTTAGTGATGAAGATGGGGTAAAGGCTGCTGAACTTGAAAGCAAATTTGCGGAACTTGATGGTTGGAATGCGGAAGCCGATGCATCTAAGCTTTTGCAATCAATGGGAATTGGTGAAGATCTTCATCAAAGTATGATGAAGGAATTGCCAGAATCTGATAAAGTGAAGGTGCTTTTGGCTCAAGCTTTATTTGGGAATCCTGATATTTTACTTTTAGACGAGCCTACTAACGGTTTAGATGTTCATACGGTAGATTGGTTAGAAGAATTTTTAGCTGATTATCCAAATATTGTGATTGTTGTTTCTCACGACCGTCACTTCTTAAATCAAGTATGTACGCAAATGTGTGATGTTGATTTTGGTAAAATTCAACTTTACGTGGGGAACTACGACTTTTGGTATGAATCTAGTAAATTGGCTGCGGAACTTGCTGCCAATCAAAATGCTAAGAAGGAAGAAAAGATCAAGGAACTTCAAGAATTTGTGGCTCGCTTTTCTGCCAATGCATCTAAGTCTCGCCAGGCAACTTCTCGTAAGAAGCAATTAGAAAAAATTACGCTTGATGATATTAAACCATCTTCAAGAAAGTATCCATTTGTTAAGTTTGAATTGCATCGTGACTTAGGAAATGATCTTTTAAAGGTAGAAGATGTTTCTTACAGCGTTGATGGCGAAAAGATTTTGGATCACGTTTCTTTCATTGTTCGTCCTGGAGATAAAGTTGCCTTCTTGTCACGCAATACTTTGGCTACGACTGCTTTGATGCAAATTATTGCTGGAAAGATCAAGCCAGATACAGGTAAGGTAACTTGGGGACAAACAACCGCCTTTAATTATATGGCACGTGATTTAAATGCTAACTTTAATAATGATGAACTCACTATTTTGGACTGGCTTCGTCAATATGCAGATAAAGAACAAGACGATAATACCTTCTTGAGAGGATTCTTAGGAAGAATGCTCTTTAGTGGGGATGAAATCGAAAAGAAAATCAAAGTGCTATCTGGTGGGGAAAAGGTTCGCTGTCAATTGTCACGCATGATGCTTCAACCAGCTAATGTATTAATTATGGACGATCCAACTAACCACCTTGATCTTGAATCCATTACTTCATTAAATGATGCTCTAAAGGCATATCCTGGTTCAATTTTGTTTACTTCTCACGATCATGAGTTTATTCAAACTATTGCCAACCACATCATTGAAGTAGGACCAAAGGGAATTGTAAGTCGTGCGGATACA